The Nitrospinota bacterium nucleotide sequence GGTCAAGGTGAAACAGTCCTCTACGCAACCGGCAGCGCCGCCCGCCAGACCCCCCTGACTGATGGACGACCCGTCGATGCGGTGGTCATGGCCATCGTCGATACCTGGGACGTGGACGGACGGGTCGTCTATGACAAGCAGAAGGAAGGGTAAGGGAGATAGCCATGCAGATGTCAGAGGCTCAGGTGGCCTCCATTGTTGAGAAGGTGCTTCAGAGGATGGAGAGCCCCCCTAGGGCCGAGCCCGCTCCTGCCTCGGCCGGAACGGAAGGCCCCGGAATTTTCGCCACCCTCGACGAGGCAGTCTCGGCTGCTGAGAAGTCCCAGCGGGACCTCGTGGCTCTCGGCCTCGCGGTTCGGGTAGCCATGGTGGAGTCGATCCGCCTGGTCTGCCTCGAGCACCTCGAGAGCCTCGCCCGGATGGCCGTTGAGGAGACGGGATTCGGCCGCCTCGAGGACAAGGTAGTCAAGAACCGCCTTGTGACCGAGCTCACACCGGGGCCCGAGTTCTTAACAACTGAGGCGTTTAGCGACGACTCCGGCCTCACGATTCAGGAGCGGGCCCCATACGGGGTATTGAGCGCTATCACCCCTTCGACGAACCCCTCTTCCACCATCATAAACAACGCAATCGCCATGGTATCGGCCGGCAACGCGGTCGTCTTCAACCCCCATCCGGGGGCGGTGGGCGTCTCGCTGCGAACCATTGCGCTGATGAACGAGGCTGCCGTCTCGGCCGGAGGTCCCCCGACCTGCTTTACTTCCCCGGCAGAGCCATCGGTCGAGACGGCCCAGTCTCTCATGCGCCACCCCAAGGTGGCCCTCAACGTGGTAACCGGCGGGCAGGCCGTCGTAGAGGAAGCCCGCCGGGCCGGAAAGCGGGTCATCGGCGCCGGGCCCGGCAACCCCCCCATCGTGGTGGACGAGACGGCGGAGATCGACCGGGCCGCCCGCGACATCGTGGCCGGGGCGAGCTTTGACAATAACGTCGTCTGCACAGACGAGAAGGAACTCTTTGTCGTGGCCTCCGTGGCCGATGAGCTCAAGGACCGGATGAAGGCCCACGGAGCGTACGAGCTCAGCCCTCACCAGACCGAGCGGCTCTCTAGGCTCGTGATCGAGCGGGAGGCCCCGACGCGGCAGTCCTCGGCCATTAACCGGGCCTTGGTGGGCAAGGACGCCCAGGTGATCCTGAGCGAGATCGGCGTGGATGCGCCCGAGACGGTGCGGCTTATTCTCTGCGAAACCGACCGGGACCACCCCTTCGTCTGGACTGAGCTCCTCATGCCCATCCTGCCCCTTGTGCGGGTGGAAGATGTGGAGGAGGCCATCGGCCTGGCCGTCCAGGCCGAACACGGCTTTGGCCACACGGCAGTGATTCACTCGACCAACGTGGGCGCCATGGACAAGATGGCCAGGGATATCAAGACCGCCCTCTTCGTCAAGAACGGCCCGAGCTATGCCGGCCTAGGTGGGGGCGGGGCGGGATACACGAGCTTTACCATCGCCACACAGACCGGCGAAGGGCTCACCACCCCCTACACCTTCACCCGCGAGCGTCGATGCACGCTTGTGGGTTCGTTTCGAATCGTATGACGCCCGCGCGCCCGACACCTCGACCCATCTACCCAGGCCAGGACTTCCGTCCTGTCCTGACGCGCCTGCCTGAGCCCTACCTGGTGGAGGAGTGGGCCGTGGCGGCCGTGGAGCTCAACCGGATCGCCCCTGGATTCACCGCGTGTGACGCCATGCTGAAGGCCGCTCCGGTAACGCTCATAGAGGCCGCGCCCCTCTGCCCGGGCAAGTACCTGATCATTGTCGGCGGCGAGGTGGCGAGCGTGGAGAGCGCGTACGAGGCGGGCCTCGCCGTTGGCGGGACGGCCGTCATCGATCGGCTCCTGCTCGCCAAGGCCGATCGGCAGGTCTTTCCGGCCCTCGTGGGCGAGTCCAAACGGTCGGTGACCTTCACCGAGGGCGACAGCTTGGGGGTCATTGAGACCTGCTCGGCCGCCTCGGCCATCCTCGCCGCCGACGCCGCCTGCAAGGCCGCCGGAGTGCGTCTCTACGAATGCCACATCGCCCAGGGCCTCGGCGGAAAGGGCTATCTTTACTTCTTCGGAGAGCTCAGTGCCGTGGAGGCGAGCGTGGAAGCAGGAGGGGCCATCGTATCACCGGATGGACTCCTCGTCGGCACCGAGGTCATACCCGACCCGGATGCAATTCTCGTTGAGCGTCTTATGAGAGAGGTTCCCTAAGCGATGTTCCTCGCTGATGTTCTCGGCAGAGTCGTGGCCACCCGCCGATACGATAAAACTATAGGCTACCGGCTACTTTGGGTTCAGCCTTTGGACCACCACGGGGAGGCGGCAGGCCAGCCCGAGGTGGCACTCGACACCGTCTTGAGCGGAAGCGGCGACCGGGTCATCTGCGTAATCGGTCGGGAGGCCTCCATGGCCATGGACCTCCCCGGCCGGTTCAGCCCCGTGGACCTGGCTATTGTTGGTATCGTCGACCGGGTAGACGTGGATAATGGTGAGCCGGACAACGGGAATGCCAACGGTAATTCCAATGGACATGCCAACGGTAATTCCAATGGGAATGCCAATGGGCATTAATCGAGGAAGAGGGTTCTCAAGCTGATGCTCCTCGCTCAGGTAGTCGGTACGGTGAACTCAACGGTCAAGCAACCTGCATTGATCGGACACACCGTTCTTTGCGTGGAGCCCCGCGACGAGGCCTGGCAGTCGACGGGAGAACCCTCCTTCCTCGCGATCGATTTCGCACTGGCCGGGGTGGGCGACCGGGTGCTGGTGGTGCGCGAGGGCGGGGCGAGCCGTCTCACCATGGGGGTGGAAGACGCCCCCGTCCACGCCGTCGTCGTAGGCATCGTGGATGCCGTCGAAGGGAGATAGTGAGGTTATGGGAATGGCCATCGCCGCACCCTGGCAGACCGAGAAAATGCTCCGAGAGGAAATGTGCCGCATAGGACGGCTCATCTATGAGCGGGGCTTCATCGCCGCCACCGACGGCAACCTCTCGGTGCGTCTCGACGACGAACGGGTCCTCTGCACTCCGTCTGGCCTCTGCAAGGGATTTCTCGAGCCGTCAGACCTGGTGGTGGTGGACTTTGATTTGAAGCTGCTGAAGGGGGTCGGTCAGGCTAGCACTGAGATACTTATGCACTTGGGGGCATACCGGGCCCGGCCCGAAGTTCGCGCCGTCATTCACGCTCACCCGCCCACGGCGATCGCCTTCTCCATCGGGGGGCGGTCTGAGGCTCTTGCCGGGGCTTTCTTGCCGGAGGTCGTCTACACCCTTGGGGCCATCCCGACGGCCCGCTACGCGACCCCCGGCACGGCTGATGTCCCGGCGAGCCTCGAGCCCTACTGGGCCAAGTGCGACGCCATCATCCTCGACCGACACGGCTCCATCACGGTGGGAGAGACCCTGTTGGAGGCCTACCTGAAGCTCGACAAGGTGGAGCACGCCGCCAAGGTGACCTTCATGGCTACGCTGCTGGGAACGCCCCGGCCCCTTCCGGCCAAGGAGGTTGAAAAGCTCGCCCTTCAGGGAGCGGCCAGGGGCTACCCGACCGAGTGCTCGGCCTGCGCCGACGGCGGGGTCTGCGATCGGGAGGCGCCCGAGGGTGATCGCGGCCTATCCGATGCGGTCGAGGAGTCTATCGTCGAAGAGGTGCTTCGGGCTGTCCGGAAGGCGGCAGGGTAAAGGCGACGAACTCTACCCCCTCCGCCCAGGATACCTGAGGGCCGTGCTTGCCTATCCCCCCTCCTCCATTAGCTTGACGACCTGGCCCTCCAGGACCGATTCACCCCGTTGATTCACGATCTCAATAGAGAGCGGCACGATGGGAGGCCCCTGGCCTTTCTTCGAGCGGCGAATGTCTGACGGCTCAGGAGCAGTCACTGTCACGGTGAGGTCGTCGCCCGCCTCGATGGGGGCACCGAAGGCCGAGACCTCGGCGCTTAGAAGGAGGTGGCCCGGTGCGCTCTCGGCTGAGGCCATGGCCATGGTTCCGATAGCGAGCAGGGCGCTCAGCTGGTGCAGGTCGAGCGCCCCGAAGAGGGCTCTGGTCGCACGGACGATCTCGTCGGTGATGGGTTTGGTTATGCTTTGGACGCGGGGGCTTGCCGGGTTGGTGAAGTCGTGAATGACGTCGGGCACTGATGGGGCGACGTCGTCGGCCCACGCCCTCACCCAGGGAAGCTCCGCTGGGGCCGGGACAACCGGCTCTGGGCGGGCCTGGCGCCGGATGGTCGTCTCGCCCTCGCATACCACCGTCCCCGCCTGGTTGAGGGCCTTTAGAGCCAGGCGGGCTCGGCCGTCGTCGGAGACCTCCTCGACGTAGGCCACGGAGGTCAGCGTGTCGTCGAAAGCCACCGGGGCGCGGAAGCGCACCGTTAGGGTTTCTTCCGTATCTCCGGGCAGCAGCCGCCCCAGGCTCGCGAGCATAAGAGAGGTGGTGAGCAGCCCGTGGGCCACGAGCCCGCCGAAGCGGGAGGCATCGGCGTAGGCCTTATCGAGATGGTAGCGGTTCCGGTCGCCCGAGGTCTTTGCGAAGGTCTGAACCATCCATTCCCTAACCGGGGTTGCGTAGCCGACCAGTGTCTGGCCGGGGAAGACGGCTGTGCCCAGCTGCTCCGTGCCGCCGGGCCTCAGGGCGAGCAGGAGCCGCTCGCGGGCGGTGACGTAGCGCTCGGCCTCATCGTCGGTGAGGTGGTCGGCCTTGAAAGCCCTCTCAAGCTGGCCGTAGTATATACGCGCCGTGGCGGCGTCCACGAGCTCAGGCTGGTTGGTCACCGGGTCGTTGTAGGCCACCGCCCCGAGCTTCCGCTCCTGGTCGGCCGTGGCGTATAGCTCGAGTATCTCCAGCGCCCTCTCGACCGAGTTGGTCCACCGGGAAAGGAACGCGGCCCCTTCAGGGGTTGAGAGGTCCTCCGGGGGGGTCCCGGCCCTGGGCGGGTTCATGATGGCGGCCACGGCGTCGGCCTGCTCAGGGGTGACGAGCTTGCCGTGAAAGCCGAGGTTGGCAACGAAAGAAGCCTCGTCCTCGACCTTTTCCGGCTCACTCGGCCCGTCGATTGCGTCGATGTCGGCCTGTGCAGTGGCGGCGACCAGCGCCGAGTGGTAATAGAGGTAGCCCTTGGTTGCGGGGTCAGCGAGGTCCTCTTTAGGCATGTCTTGGGCGAGATCGAGGATGAGCCACATCATGCGGCGGCTCGCCTCTGCGATGGCCTCTGAGTCCCGCTCCACGCTTTCGGGCTTCGTAAGCCTCACCCCTAGGGCCAGGGCGCCCACCTCCAGGCCCACCTCGCGCTCGGCTTCGGTAAGCAGCCCTGCGGCCTCGCGGACCGTGGCGACATCGTCCACCTCAGGGAGGACGATGCCGTGGATGGTCTCGCCGAGGGCTCCAAGGAGGCTGGCCAGCCCGGATGCGGCCCCCTCGCCGCGTAGGTCGGCCTGGCAGGCTACCACCTTTCCTCCTCCCTCCGATTTCAAGGCCTCGGCCAAAGCCTCGTGGGTGGCTTCTTGTCCGGGCGCGAGGAGCCCATCGACGTCGCAGATGATCATGTCGGCCCTAGAAGCTACGGCCACTCGGACGGATTCGAGGTCGTCGCCTTTGGCTTCGACCACCGAGCGGGCGAGGACGACGGGCCGGGGGATGAAGACGGTGGGGGGCAAGATGGGCCGGGCCTCTGCGGCAAGCCGCTTGAGCTCCTCGAGGTCGAAGGGCTCGATGGGCTCGTATTCCAGCCGCCTTCGGACCGGCGACGGGAAGTGCGAGGCGTGTCGGGCGATGCCTTCGATGTGGGCCGGATGGACGCTCCATTTGCGGTGGATGCCGATGGAGATGGCCTTAGTGGTGTCCTGCTCCGTATCGTCAGCGTTGAGCTTTACCGTGATACCCGTGCCGGCGACCTTCCCGGTTGCGCGGGCCGCCTCGACGATGGTCAGCAGCGGGAAGCGCATGTAGGTGTACTGCTGCTGCTGGACGATGCTTCGGCCCCCCGTGGCCGCCGTGTAGTCGACGACACCCAGGTTTATCTCCTCAACTTCGGGCGCCGCGGCGAGTATCTGGCGGGCCTGGAGAATGGCCCCCGGCAGCTCGGTAAGGACGAAGACCTTGTGGCGAGCGGGCCGCCAGCCCCGCTCGGCCTGGATGGCTCTGAGTATTCTGACTGCCACGAGCACGTCGTCCGCATCCTTGACCTTCGGCAGATAGATGCCGTCGATTAAGTCCCCCACCTCCCGGATCACATGGATGTAGTCGCCTGCCGACCAACTCGTCCGAAGGTTGTTGGGCCTCACAAGGATCATCTGGTCGGGGGGAAGGCGGAGGTCTGGCTTGAGGGCGAGGCCGCCTTCGGTTGGCTCGAAGGCTTCGGCCAGCTGGTCGGCCCGGCCCTCGGGCATGGCGTGCTCCTGGAGGAAGGCTACGTCCTCAGGGGTCAAGACCTGGCCGCGGAAGGCCCTAATCAGCAGTGCGATGACCGGGCGGGCGATCTCCTTGCGGGTGGTCGCTACGGCATCTTCGATGTCTAGCAGAAGAATGTGAGCATCCGATTGGGCCGCCTTGTGCAAGAAGTACCAGTTGTCGCCTGGGAAGACGTGCTCGATGGTCCGGGGGCGGAGCTCCCAGCTCAAACGATCTATGACCGCCTCTCGGCTCGCCTTAGGGTCGAGGGCCTGCAAGGCCTCCAACCGCTCGGCGACCTCTGCCTCAGCTTCGGCGTCGTGGCCACCGTACGCCTCAACAATCTCGCTCCAGGCTTGATCCGTCATCACAGTTCCTTCGGGTAACACGTCATGGGGATA carries:
- a CDS encoding EutN/CcmL family microcompartment protein is translated as MLIGRIVGTVVATQKEPRLEGLKLQVVKRVEIEGSLSETFVVAVDAVGAGQGETVLYATGSAARQTPLTDGRPVDAVVMAIVDTWDVDGRVVYDKQKEG
- a CDS encoding class II aldolase/adducin family protein — encoded protein: MAIAAPWQTEKMLREEMCRIGRLIYERGFIAATDGNLSVRLDDERVLCTPSGLCKGFLEPSDLVVVDFDLKLLKGVGQASTEILMHLGAYRARPEVRAVIHAHPPTAIAFSIGGRSEALAGAFLPEVVYTLGAIPTARYATPGTADVPASLEPYWAKCDAIILDRHGSITVGETLLEAYLKLDKVEHAAKVTFMATLLGTPRPLPAKEVEKLALQGAARGYPTECSACADGGVCDREAPEGDRGLSDAVEESIVEEVLRAVRKAAG
- a CDS encoding BMC domain-containing protein, with protein sequence MTPARPTPRPIYPGQDFRPVLTRLPEPYLVEEWAVAAVELNRIAPGFTACDAMLKAAPVTLIEAAPLCPGKYLIIVGGEVASVESAYEAGLAVGGTAVIDRLLLAKADRQVFPALVGESKRSVTFTEGDSLGVIETCSAASAILAADAACKAAGVRLYECHIAQGLGGKGYLYFFGELSAVEASVEAGGAIVSPDGLLVGTEVIPDPDAILVERLMREVP
- a CDS encoding aldehyde dehydrogenase EutE — its product is MQMSEAQVASIVEKVLQRMESPPRAEPAPASAGTEGPGIFATLDEAVSAAEKSQRDLVALGLAVRVAMVESIRLVCLEHLESLARMAVEETGFGRLEDKVVKNRLVTELTPGPEFLTTEAFSDDSGLTIQERAPYGVLSAITPSTNPSSTIINNAIAMVSAGNAVVFNPHPGAVGVSLRTIALMNEAAVSAGGPPTCFTSPAEPSVETAQSLMRHPKVALNVVTGGQAVVEEARRAGKRVIGAGPGNPPIVVDETAEIDRAARDIVAGASFDNNVVCTDEKELFVVASVADELKDRMKAHGAYELSPHQTERLSRLVIEREAPTRQSSAINRALVGKDAQVILSEIGVDAPETVRLILCETDRDHPFVWTELLMPILPLVRVEDVEEAIGLAVQAEHGFGHTAVIHSTNVGAMDKMARDIKTALFVKNGPSYAGLGGGGAGYTSFTIATQTGEGLTTPYTFTRERRCTLVGSFRIV
- a CDS encoding EutN/CcmL family microcompartment protein, with product MFLADVLGRVVATRRYDKTIGYRLLWVQPLDHHGEAAGQPEVALDTVLSGSGDRVICVIGREASMAMDLPGRFSPVDLAIVGIVDRVDVDNGEPDNGNANGNSNGHANGNSNGNANGH
- a CDS encoding MaoC family dehydratase N-terminal domain-containing protein, which gives rise to MTDQAWSEIVEAYGGHDAEAEAEVAERLEALQALDPKASREAVIDRLSWELRPRTIEHVFPGDNWYFLHKAAQSDAHILLLDIEDAVATTRKEIARPVIALLIRAFRGQVLTPEDVAFLQEHAMPEGRADQLAEAFEPTEGGLALKPDLRLPPDQMILVRPNNLRTSWSAGDYIHVIREVGDLIDGIYLPKVKDADDVLVAVRILRAIQAERGWRPARHKVFVLTELPGAILQARQILAAAPEVEEINLGVVDYTAATGGRSIVQQQQYTYMRFPLLTIVEAARATGKVAGTGITVKLNADDTEQDTTKAISIGIHRKWSVHPAHIEGIARHASHFPSPVRRRLEYEPIEPFDLEELKRLAAEARPILPPTVFIPRPVVLARSVVEAKGDDLESVRVAVASRADMIICDVDGLLAPGQEATHEALAEALKSEGGGKVVACQADLRGEGAASGLASLLGALGETIHGIVLPEVDDVATVREAAGLLTEAEREVGLEVGALALGVRLTKPESVERDSEAIAEASRRMMWLILDLAQDMPKEDLADPATKGYLYYHSALVAATAQADIDAIDGPSEPEKVEDEASFVANLGFHGKLVTPEQADAVAAIMNPPRAGTPPEDLSTPEGAAFLSRWTNSVERALEILELYATADQERKLGAVAYNDPVTNQPELVDAATARIYYGQLERAFKADHLTDDEAERYVTARERLLLALRPGGTEQLGTAVFPGQTLVGYATPVREWMVQTFAKTSGDRNRYHLDKAYADASRFGGLVAHGLLTTSLMLASLGRLLPGDTEETLTVRFRAPVAFDDTLTSVAYVEEVSDDGRARLALKALNQAGTVVCEGETTIRRQARPEPVVPAPAELPWVRAWADDVAPSVPDVIHDFTNPASPRVQSITKPITDEIVRATRALFGALDLHQLSALLAIGTMAMASAESAPGHLLLSAEVSAFGAPIEAGDDLTVTVTAPEPSDIRRSKKGQGPPIVPLSIEIVNQRGESVLEGQVVKLMEEGG
- a CDS encoding EutN/CcmL family microcompartment protein; its protein translation is MLLAQVVGTVNSTVKQPALIGHTVLCVEPRDEAWQSTGEPSFLAIDFALAGVGDRVLVVREGGASRLTMGVEDAPVHAVVVGIVDAVEGR